TAAGAATAAAAAAGAAAGAAGTGGAAGGTTCTTCACATTCTGGAAGACTGAGCTTCCTTTAACTATCTATAAAAACAGAAATGCCCTTCTTGCTTCTCTTGTTATCTTTTCAATCTCTATTGCGATTGGTGTGATATCAGCTTATTATGATGACTCATTTGTAAGAATTATTCTAGGGGATAGTTACGTCAATATGACCATAAGCAATATAGAAAGGGGAGATCCCATGGCTGTCTATAAAGGGGAAGGTGAAACCAGCATGTTTCTTTTTATTACTTTTAATAATATAAAGGTAGCATTGATGACTTTCGCAGCCGGTGTCGCATATGCCTTAGGAACTGTTTACTTCTTGTTTACTAATGGGATTATGCTTGGGTCTTTTCAGACATTTTTTTACAAGTATGATTTATTACTCCATTCCGTACTATCCATCTGGATTCATGGGACAATAGAAATTTCTTCTATAGTAATTGCAGGAGGAGCAGGGTTGGTGCTTGGTAATTCACTTTTGTTTCCTGGCACTTATTCAAGAGGAGAATCATTACTAAGAGGTGCAAGAGAAGGTGCAAAGATCAGTATAGGGCTAATTCCTTTATTTATTATCGCGGGTTTTTTAGAAGGCTTTGTTACAAGACATACAGAAATGCATGATCTCATAAAACTTTTTATTATTCTTGCTTCAGCTGCGTTTATCATTTATTATTTTATTTTTTATCCTATAATCATAAACAATCAATTTAAACATGCAACAAAAAATTAATTTTCGTCAAAAAAGAGATATAGGTAATATTGTTAACGATACTTTTCTATTTCTGAGGGAGAACATAAAACCCTTACTAAGGGCAATCTTCTTTATTTCTGGTCCATTTATCCTTCTGGGTGGAATTGCTTTTGGGCTTTATTTTTTATTTATAATCAAGACCCCAACAATTGAAAGTACTCCTGATATCCTTATACGTAGAATGAGTATACAATTTATCTTGATGTATTTATTGTTAATCGCGGGCTCTATGGTGTTTTTTGTTACGATTTATACATATATACATATTTACATAAATGATGGAGATGTCTCTTTAGGGGAGATCTGGAAAGGGGTAAAAAAGCGATTATTTCTGGCATTTAAGGTATTCCTAGGGTCTGTTTTTCTAATCGCTTTAACCTTTAGTATAATCAGCGGACTGTTTTTTCTGGTAGCCTTGCTGGGAGGCCTTATGGGGTTTTTCATTGGAGGTGGTATCATGGCAGTTATTTTAGGATTCCTCTCAAGCCTTTTAACTATGGCCCCTTTTTTCTATGTAGCGGTAACTCTTTCCATACTGATGAGTGTTTGTGTGTTCGAACAAAAAGGTTTCTGGTCAGGAGTTGGTCGGGCGTTTAGCTTGATATCGGGAAGATGGTGGAGAACTTTCGGAATAGTTTTAGCCATGTCATTTATCTGCATAGGAATCTCTATGGTGTTTTCTTTGCCAATGTATGTTACCCTGGGAATTGGAAAGGCCTTTTCAAACGATGGCGCTGAACAAGCCCCCGCAGTCTTTCAAATTGTGACAACAGTTTTTTCTGTACTCTTTATGGTTGGGTCTTATGTAGTATCCTCAATTCTTCTGATCGGTATTAATTTTCATTATTTCAGTTTAGTAGAAGAAAAAGATGCCTCAGGCTTATTGGAAAGAATCGATTCTTTTGGAACCGTATCAGCAGAATCCAGAAATGCCGAAGAATATTAAGATTCATATTTTATCAGTTTTATTTGTTTTCTTTTTGCCTGTGCTCATCTGCTCTGATTGCTTTGGTCAAACGGATACCATTGCCTTACAGCTTAATCACAGGCACTTTGATACACAGGACTGGAATGAACTGATATCAGAGTCTGAATATAACTACCATCCTCAGGAAGATGCTTTTTATGATTGGTTGGGAAAAATCATTGGCTCTTTTCTCAAAACCTTATTTGACTGGGATTTTAAAATGGTAAATACTAAATGGATAGAATATGTCATCTATGCTGTAGCTATTGCTATTTTCCTATGGTTTCTGATAAAGGTGATGAAGGCAGAAAAGGGATGGCTGTTCTATAACAGTAAAGATTCGGTTAAACAAAATCCTATATTTACTGAAGAGGATATTAAAGAATCTGATCTTGATGAAGCTATAGAAAGGGCCATTAAAGATGAAGATTACAGATTAGCAGTCAGATATTTGTTTCTTTCAAACCTGAGTAATCTGAATAATCTACAGTTGATTCAATGGGCACCTGATAAAACAAACAGAGATTATTCCAGAGAACTGAAGAAAAGGGAGTATGCTGAAGCGTTTAATGAAAATGCAGGTTTTTTTGAAAGAATCTGGTATGGAGAATATATTCCCGATAAGCAGTTATTTGAAAAACTGAGTGAAGGCTTCAGAAACTTTGACAGGAGGCTGGTAAGATGAAGAAGAAAGAGGTGAAGTATGGATTAGGTCTACTGTCATTGTTTATTCTGCTGGTCATTGTGGAATACAACCAGCCTGAACCTATTGACTGGTCTCATAATTATTCTGTGGAAAAGAAAAGTCCTTTTGGGTCTTATGGTTTGTTTAAATTATTACCAGGGTATTTTAAAAATTCAAAGATTACTACCTCCAGAAAGACTATCTATGAAACAGAAAAGGAATTTGCTGATTCAACCTTTAATTATATTATTATAGGCGATCAGTTTAATCCTTCAACGGAGGATATTGTTGCACTAAAGGATATTCTAAACAAAGGTAATGATGTATTTATTGCAGCATCCTATTTTTCAAATGAGGTAGAAGATTCCTTAGGTTTTTATGCTGGTTCAAAACTTTTCAGAGATCTTCATATAAGCAGTGATTCATTATTCAAAAAAGCTCCTGATACTATTGAAGTTGCTTTTGTAGCTCCATACTCTGAGAAGCCAAACACATACAAATTTGAAAACAATCATCTTTCCTCAGTATTTGACAGTTTAAATAAATATCCTGAAAACAGAGTGTTGGCCGCTACTTCTAAAGGGGATCCGGTTATAATATATAAGCGTATTGGAAATGGGAGGCTTTTCCTTTCTTCATTTCCGCTTGCTTATACCAACTATTATTTCACTCGCCCTTCAGGAAAGTCATTTATTGAAAAGAGCTTTAATTTCTTTCAGCCAGACAAAACTATCTTATGGGACATTTATTATCATGGTGAAGTAGTGGTGTCAACTAATCCTTTAAGGTTTGTTCTTGGGAATAATGCTCTGCGTTATAGCCTTTATCTGACCACGCTTGCTGCTGTTCTCTTTATAATGTTTGAAGGAAAGAGAAAACAGCGGATCATTCCTATTATTGAACCTGTAACAAATAATTCACTTGAGTTTATTAGAACAATCAGTAATCTCTATTTTTCAAAAGGTAACCATAAGAATATTGCTAGTAAGAAGATTGTTTATTTCTTTGATCACATCAAAAATCACTATTACATACAAGTATCTGATCCAGATTTTAAAAAAAGGCTGATCGCAAAATCCGGTATGGAAGAAGTAAAGGTTAATCATTTGCTGAATTATATTGATACAATAAAAAGTAAATCTTCTCTGAGTGGAGAAGATCTGATAAAATTAAATAACCTGATAGAAGACTTTTTAAAAAATTGCAGATAATATGCAAAACGAAATGTTTGAGAATAAAATAGATCTTAGCGTAGTTGCCAGTTCAATTGCAAAGATAAAGGATGAAGTAAGGAAAGTGATAGTAGGTCAGGAAACAATGGTTGAGCTTCTTTTGGCATCTATCCTCGCTGATGGACATGTCTTGATAGAAGGAGTCCCTGGTGTGGCAAAAACTCTAACTTCAAAAGTCCTTGCAAGAACAATATCAGCGGACTTCAGCAGGATACAATTCACTCCTGATTTAATGCCTTCAGATGTAACAGGTGTTTCTGTATTTAATCAGAAAACTACAGAATTTGATTTTAAGAAAGGACCTATATTTTCCAATATAGTATTGATTGATGAAATCAACAGAGCTCCTGCAAAAACTCAGGCAGCATTATTTGAGGTGATGGAAGAAAGGCAAATCACTGTAGATGGCAATACATATCTGATGGATCCTCCATTTATGATTCTTGCAACACAGAATCCCATAGACCAGGAAGGTACATATAAGCTTCCCGAAGCACAACTGGACCGTTTCCTGTTTAAGATCGTCGTCAGATACCCTCAGGCTGATGAAGAATTCTTAATACTAAAAGATGCCCACCAAAATGGCAGCAGATCAGACTTGTCAAAGGTTACAGCTGTTTTATCCAAATTGGAAATAAAGGAGATAAGAGAAGCTGTTCATAAAGTACACGTTGAAGACCATCTTATCCGCTATATTACTTCGATTATACAGGAAACAAGAAACAATGCATCGCTATATTTAGGAGCATCTCCAAGAGCATCTGTTGCAATATTAAGAGCATCTAAAGCTATAGCGGCGATCAGAGGCAGGGATTTTGTAACACCGGAAGATATTCAGGAAGTAACCTCTCCAGTGCTTGAGCACAGGGTAGTTGTTACTGCTGAAAAAGAGATGGAAGGTGTTACAGTCAGTGATGTACTGAAACAAATTATAAAAAAGATTGAAGTACCTAGATAGATGAAATTATTGAAGTCTCTTTATTTTAATTTATTATTTTTTTTCCTCATTGGAAGCAATGTAGTATTCTATATACTGGCATTCTTCTTTCCATTTCTATTGCTGCCGGCATCGTTCACATTAGTTTGTTTGCTGATAATTCTGAGTATTGACATAGCAATCTTATACAGGATGAAAGCAGGGATAGAGGCTGGAAGAATATGTTCAGAAAGATTTTCAAATGGAGACGAAAATCAGATAGTAATAAAAATAAAGAACAAATATCCTTTTACAATAAAAACAACAATCATTGATGAAATTCCTTTTCAGTTTCAGAAAAGAGATTTTGAAATTCATGAAACTCTAAAGTCAGGACATGATAAGGAAATTAGCTATTCTTTAAGGCCTGTAAAAAGAGGAGAGTATAATTTCGGATCTTTAAACATTTATGCTCAGTCTCCTTTCAGACTGATCAAAAGAAAGTATATGTTCGATGGTGCGCTTAATGTAAAGGTTTATCCTTCTTTTCTTCAGATGCACAAATATGAATTGCTCGCCTTTACAGATAAACTCAGAGATCAGGGAATAAAAAAGCTCAGGAAACTAGGGCACAATCTTGAGTTTGAACAGATAAGGGACTATAGTCTCGGAGATGATATCAGAAGCATTAATTGGAGGGCTACAGCAAGAAAAGGGCATCTTATGGTTAATCAGTATCAAGACGAAAAGGCACAGGATATATACAGTATCATTGACAAAGGAAGGACAATGAAGATGCCTTTCAACGGAATGACACTGCTTGACTATTCTATCAATAGCAGTCTTGTAATGTCTAATATTGCAATGAAGAAGGATGACAAGGCTGGCCTGGCCATCTTTTCTAATAAAGTAACAGCTTTTGTTAAAGCGGACAGGGTGTCCACTCAGTTAAATACAATATCAGAGACACTGTATAAAGAAAAGACAGCCTACCCGGAACATGACTTTGCATCGCTTTATGTCTATCTCAGCAGAAAGATATCAAGGAGAAGTCTTTTGATGATTTATACAAATTTTGAAGGCATTACTTCTGCAAGGAGGCAGCTTTCATATTTGAAGAAGCTTTCATCCAGACATCTTGTGGTAGTAATATTTTTTGAGAATACAGAATTAAGTAAGGTTGTTAATGCAACAAATTCGGCATCTCTTGAAGAGATCTATACAAAGACAATTGCTGAGAAGTTTTTGTATGAGAAAAGGCAGATCACTATTGAGTTCCAGAAGTATGGTATCTATACAATTTATACAAGTCCTGAAGCACTGACTGTAAATACAATTAATAAATATCTGGAGTTGAAGTCGAGGAATTTAATTTAATGAATAATCTTAGC
This window of the Sporocytophaga myxococcoides genome carries:
- a CDS encoding stage II sporulation protein M — its product is MREAAFIKQNSEKWKSFENLLGERFTGDPDKLSELFIELTDDLSYAQTNYPSSKITIYLNDLTLRVHGNIYKNKKERSGRFFTFWKTELPLTIYKNRNALLASLVIFSISIAIGVISAYYDDSFVRIILGDSYVNMTISNIERGDPMAVYKGEGETSMFLFITFNNIKVALMTFAAGVAYALGTVYFLFTNGIMLGSFQTFFYKYDLLLHSVLSIWIHGTIEISSIVIAGGAGLVLGNSLLFPGTYSRGESLLRGAREGAKISIGLIPLFIIAGFLEGFVTRHTEMHDLIKLFIILASAAFIIYYFIFYPIIINNQFKHATKN
- a CDS encoding DUF4350 domain-containing protein; amino-acid sequence: MKKKEVKYGLGLLSLFILLVIVEYNQPEPIDWSHNYSVEKKSPFGSYGLFKLLPGYFKNSKITTSRKTIYETEKEFADSTFNYIIIGDQFNPSTEDIVALKDILNKGNDVFIAASYFSNEVEDSLGFYAGSKLFRDLHISSDSLFKKAPDTIEVAFVAPYSEKPNTYKFENNHLSSVFDSLNKYPENRVLAATSKGDPVIIYKRIGNGRLFLSSFPLAYTNYYFTRPSGKSFIEKSFNFFQPDKTILWDIYYHGEVVVSTNPLRFVLGNNALRYSLYLTTLAAVLFIMFEGKRKQRIIPIIEPVTNNSLEFIRTISNLYFSKGNHKNIASKKIVYFFDHIKNHYYIQVSDPDFKKRLIAKSGMEEVKVNHLLNYIDTIKSKSSLSGEDLIKLNNLIEDFLKNCR
- a CDS encoding AAA family ATPase, whose translation is MQNEMFENKIDLSVVASSIAKIKDEVRKVIVGQETMVELLLASILADGHVLIEGVPGVAKTLTSKVLARTISADFSRIQFTPDLMPSDVTGVSVFNQKTTEFDFKKGPIFSNIVLIDEINRAPAKTQAALFEVMEERQITVDGNTYLMDPPFMILATQNPIDQEGTYKLPEAQLDRFLFKIVVRYPQADEEFLILKDAHQNGSRSDLSKVTAVLSKLEIKEIREAVHKVHVEDHLIRYITSIIQETRNNASLYLGASPRASVAILRASKAIAAIRGRDFVTPEDIQEVTSPVLEHRVVVTAEKEMEGVTVSDVLKQIIKKIEVPR
- a CDS encoding DUF58 domain-containing protein, yielding MKLLKSLYFNLLFFFLIGSNVVFYILAFFFPFLLLPASFTLVCLLIILSIDIAILYRMKAGIEAGRICSERFSNGDENQIVIKIKNKYPFTIKTTIIDEIPFQFQKRDFEIHETLKSGHDKEISYSLRPVKRGEYNFGSLNIYAQSPFRLIKRKYMFDGALNVKVYPSFLQMHKYELLAFTDKLRDQGIKKLRKLGHNLEFEQIRDYSLGDDIRSINWRATARKGHLMVNQYQDEKAQDIYSIIDKGRTMKMPFNGMTLLDYSINSSLVMSNIAMKKDDKAGLAIFSNKVTAFVKADRVSTQLNTISETLYKEKTAYPEHDFASLYVYLSRKISRRSLLMIYTNFEGITSARRQLSYLKKLSSRHLVVVIFFENTELSKVVNATNSASLEEIYTKTIAEKFLYEKRQITIEFQKYGIYTIYTSPEALTVNTINKYLELKSRNLI